In the genome of Granulibacter bethesdensis CGDNIH1, one region contains:
- a CDS encoding HU family DNA-binding protein — protein MSKAFIAQVIQDSAELTGVAANRTANDLITAIVKEMKKNGKFTLPSFGTFTVRKTKARKGLNPRTGEQIKVKAGKTVRFKASPNLKKSV, from the coding sequence ATGTCTAAGGCTTTTATTGCCCAGGTTATTCAGGACAGCGCCGAGCTGACTGGGGTGGCGGCAAACCGCACGGCGAACGATCTTATCACGGCGATCGTGAAGGAAATGAAGAAGAACGGCAAGTTTACACTACCGAGCTTCGGCACCTTTACTGTCAGAAAGACCAAGGCGCGCAAGGGTTTGAATCCGCGGACAGGGGAGCAGATCAAGGTCAAGGCTGGAAAGACAGTTCGTTTCAAGGCCTCTCCGAATCTGAAAAAATCTGTCTGA
- the parE gene encoding DNA topoisomerase IV subunit B, giving the protein MNDLFGGAKSPPPSQRGAKQRTEMNEDDYSAKDIEVLEGLEPVRRRPGMYIGGTDENALHHLVAEILDNAMDEAVAGHATVIDLTLDPGNTVTIRDNGRGIPIDPHPKFKNLSALEVILTTLHSGGKFAGKAYATSGGLHGVGSSVVNALSATMEVEVARNRVLWRQSYARGKPMTPLIEVGAAPNRRGTQIRFTPDEEIFGRLNFSPARLYRLCRSKAYLFRGVQIRWKCDPSLLKNSGKEDIPAEATLHFPGGLRDSLADDIGETTLAIPQIWSGEADMKGDGQKETQTGGRVEWALAWLDGADGFVHSYCNTVPTPLGGTHEQGFRAALLKGLRAWGEQRGNKRAAAITAEDIMGSLAAKLSAFVREPQFQGQTKEKLTSPEAVRLVESAMRDRFDHFMAGDPAGADNLLAYVIERAEERIRRREQKDTPRKSATRRLRLPGKLADCSSENAAETELFLVEGDSAGGSAKQARRRENQAVLPLRGKILNVASASADKLRQNQELKDLIEALGCGVGERFDIARLRYGRVIIMTDADVDGAHIASLLMTFFYRELPELVRRGHLYLAQPPLYRLTQGATSRYAMDDAELDRLMKSGFKKTGKIEVSRFKGLGEMPPAILKDTTMDPARRVLLKVLTPPEDRVRTGELVESLMGKKPELRFQFIQDNAPRAGDLDI; this is encoded by the coding sequence ATGAACGATCTTTTTGGCGGCGCGAAATCCCCCCCTCCATCTCAACGCGGTGCAAAGCAGCGGACGGAGATGAACGAGGATGATTACTCCGCCAAGGATATCGAAGTTCTGGAGGGTCTTGAGCCAGTTCGTCGCCGTCCCGGCATGTATATCGGTGGCACGGATGAAAATGCCCTGCACCACCTTGTTGCCGAAATTCTGGATAACGCGATGGACGAAGCCGTAGCAGGACATGCCACGGTCATTGATCTGACGCTCGATCCCGGCAACACCGTCACCATCCGGGATAACGGGCGTGGTATTCCGATCGATCCGCATCCGAAATTCAAAAATCTCAGTGCTCTGGAAGTCATTCTGACGACCTTGCACTCCGGCGGAAAATTCGCCGGCAAGGCATATGCTACCTCCGGCGGCCTGCATGGGGTCGGCAGTTCCGTAGTCAATGCGCTGTCGGCAACGATGGAAGTCGAGGTCGCCCGTAACCGGGTGCTGTGGCGGCAAAGCTATGCACGCGGCAAGCCGATGACGCCGTTGATCGAGGTCGGCGCCGCCCCAAACCGTAGGGGAACGCAAATTCGCTTTACCCCGGACGAAGAGATTTTCGGACGCCTCAACTTCTCACCCGCGCGGCTTTACAGGCTGTGTCGCTCCAAAGCCTATCTGTTCCGCGGTGTGCAAATCCGCTGGAAGTGCGATCCATCCCTGCTGAAAAACAGCGGCAAGGAAGACATTCCCGCCGAAGCGACCCTGCATTTTCCCGGTGGCCTCCGTGACAGTCTCGCTGATGATATTGGCGAGACCACCCTCGCCATCCCCCAGATCTGGTCCGGTGAAGCGGATATGAAGGGAGACGGCCAAAAGGAAACCCAGACCGGCGGGCGGGTCGAATGGGCGCTGGCCTGGCTGGATGGCGCAGATGGCTTTGTTCACTCCTACTGCAACACGGTTCCGACCCCGCTTGGCGGCACCCATGAGCAGGGATTTCGCGCGGCACTGCTGAAAGGATTACGTGCATGGGGAGAACAGCGCGGCAATAAACGCGCAGCCGCCATTACCGCGGAAGATATTATGGGATCTCTGGCGGCCAAGCTGTCAGCCTTTGTCCGGGAGCCACAGTTTCAGGGCCAGACCAAGGAAAAACTGACCAGCCCGGAAGCGGTACGACTGGTTGAATCCGCGATGCGGGACCGCTTCGATCATTTCATGGCAGGCGATCCGGCCGGTGCGGATAATCTTCTTGCTTACGTCATCGAACGGGCAGAAGAGCGAATCCGCCGACGTGAACAGAAAGATACGCCTCGCAAATCAGCTACAAGACGGCTGCGTCTGCCCGGCAAACTGGCCGATTGTTCCAGCGAAAATGCCGCCGAAACCGAACTGTTTCTGGTCGAGGGTGACAGCGCAGGTGGATCAGCCAAGCAGGCGCGGCGCCGCGAAAACCAGGCTGTGCTGCCTCTGCGCGGCAAAATTCTCAACGTCGCCAGCGCATCTGCCGACAAGTTACGACAGAATCAGGAACTTAAGGATCTGATCGAGGCACTTGGCTGTGGGGTCGGGGAACGGTTTGACATTGCGAGGCTCCGCTATGGCCGCGTGATCATCATGACGGATGCGGATGTCGATGGCGCGCATATCGCCAGCCTGCTGATGACATTTTTCTACCGGGAATTGCCGGAACTGGTCCGTCGTGGACACCTCTATCTGGCACAGCCGCCACTATACCGTCTGACGCAAGGCGCCACTTCCCGCTATGCAATGGATGATGCGGAACTCGACAGGCTCATGAAATCCGGCTTCAAGAAAACCGGAAAAATCGAAGTCAGCCGCTTCAAGGGTCTCGGCGAAATGCCTCCGGCCATTCTGAAGGACACGACCATGGATCCCGCACGCCGGGTTCTGCTGAAAGTTCTGACGCCACCGGAAGATCGGGTACGGACGGGGGAACTGGTGGAAAGCCTGATGGGCAAGAAACCAGAGCTGCGGTTTCAATTTATTCAGGACAACGCCCCCCGCGCAGGCGATCTGGATATTTGA
- the dps gene encoding DNA starvation/stationary phase protection protein Dps, with the protein MPDSNITKAKSHAAPTHKNHVDLQSNARKVSIELLNARLADAIDTALILKQAHWNIKGPQFIGVHELLDTLRTQVDDLVDKFAERVAALGGTAFGTLQTVSAATSLPPYPTDIYTIKDHVVALVERFGLLANAVRKNIDDTDEAGDAGTSDLFTEASRAFDKSLWFLEAHIQEPNGF; encoded by the coding sequence ATGCCGGATTCCAACATCACGAAGGCGAAAAGCCACGCCGCCCCAACTCACAAAAATCACGTCGACCTTCAGTCCAATGCGCGCAAAGTCTCCATTGAGCTGCTGAACGCTCGTCTGGCGGATGCCATTGATACCGCGCTGATCCTGAAACAGGCTCATTGGAACATCAAAGGCCCGCAATTCATCGGCGTACATGAACTGCTTGATACCCTGCGTACCCAGGTGGATGATCTGGTAGACAAATTCGCTGAACGCGTCGCAGCCCTCGGCGGCACCGCCTTTGGCACCCTTCAGACAGTCAGCGCCGCAACCTCCCTGCCGCCCTATCCAACGGATATCTATACGATCAAAGACCACGTGGTCGCGCTGGTGGAACGGTTCGGTCTGTTGGCCAATGCGGTCCGCAAGAATATCGACGATACCGATGAAGCCGGTGATGCCGGCACCTCCGACCTGTTTACCGAGGCATCGCGCGCCTTCGACAAGTCTCTGTGGTTCCTGGAAGCCCATATTCAGGAGCCAAACGGCTTCTGA
- the dapD gene encoding 2,3,4,5-tetrahydropyridine-2,6-dicarboxylate N-succinyltransferase: protein MSIDSLRDSIDRLWENREGLSSATTGEARDAVEEALRLLDSGQVRVAEPKAEGGWSVNQWLKKAVLLSFRLTDSTPAPGFGPVASYDKVPLKFEGWDQARFAQGGFRVVPGAVVRRSAYIAPGVVLMPSFVNVGAYVDSGTMIDTWATVGSCAQVGKNCHISGGTGIGGVLEPLQAGPVVIEDNVFIGARSEVAEGVVVEQGSVISMGVFIGASTKIIDRATGEVLYGRVPAYSVVVPGSLPGKPLPDGTPGPSLACAVIVKRVDERTRSKTSINELLRA, encoded by the coding sequence ATGAGCATCGACAGCCTGCGGGACAGTATTGATCGTCTTTGGGAAAACCGGGAGGGTCTGTCCTCCGCCACGACAGGTGAGGCACGGGACGCGGTTGAAGAAGCTCTGCGTTTGCTCGATTCCGGCCAGGTGCGCGTCGCGGAACCGAAGGCAGAGGGTGGCTGGTCGGTCAATCAGTGGCTGAAGAAGGCGGTACTGTTGTCTTTCCGTCTGACCGATTCTACCCCGGCTCCGGGATTCGGTCCGGTGGCCTCCTATGACAAGGTGCCGCTGAAGTTCGAAGGCTGGGATCAGGCTCGCTTCGCTCAGGGCGGCTTCCGCGTCGTCCCTGGCGCAGTCGTGCGCCGCAGTGCGTATATCGCACCGGGCGTCGTGCTGATGCCGAGCTTTGTGAATGTCGGCGCCTATGTCGACAGCGGCACGATGATCGATACCTGGGCAACGGTCGGAAGCTGCGCCCAGGTGGGTAAAAACTGCCATATCAGCGGTGGCACCGGTATCGGCGGCGTGCTGGAGCCTTTGCAGGCCGGTCCGGTGGTGATCGAGGACAACGTGTTCATCGGTGCACGCTCCGAGGTTGCGGAAGGCGTGGTTGTGGAGCAGGGCAGCGTGATTTCAATGGGCGTGTTTATCGGCGCGTCCACCAAGATCATCGACCGTGCGACCGGTGAGGTGCTGTATGGCCGTGTTCCGGCCTATTCCGTGGTTGTTCCCGGCTCCCTCCCTGGCAAGCCGCTGCCGGATGGCACGCCCGGTCCTTCTCTGGCCTGTGCGGTGATCGTGAAGCGGGTGGATGAGCGGACCCGTTCCAAGACCTCGATCAACGAGCTGCTGCGCGCCTGA